A stretch of the Panicum virgatum strain AP13 chromosome 9N, P.virgatum_v5, whole genome shotgun sequence genome encodes the following:
- the LOC120688533 gene encoding uncharacterized protein LOC120688533, producing MEGRGSTTTTPFYRGTTTTLSTNPASAANGAQKGDREVAVDAEIARVNKLPAHSSYAIHRMKVLNKLRHLLSIKRTTSQDEELELLFASLSI from the exons ATGGAAGGGCGAGgtagcaccaccaccacgccctTCTACcgcggcaccaccaccaccctctcCACGAACCCCGCTTCTGCTGCG AATGGGGCGCAGAAAGGGGATAGGGAGGTTGCCGTGGATGCTGAGATAGCGCGGGTTAACAAGCTACCAGCCCATAGCTCCTACGCTATACACCGCATGAAGGTGCTGAACAAACTTCGCCATCTGTTGTCTATCAAG AGGACCACATCCCAAGATGAGGAACTTGAACTTCTTTTTGCAAGCCTTTCAATCTAA
- the LOC120688807 gene encoding protein MAIN-LIKE 2-like, giving the protein MTLTLQDVAMLLGLPCAGRAVGAEDVGLSWRDDLLARFAGVQRNELALPYRPLPANHAHGPTKRWLLQFSADYMRADADDFTVARHFEAYLLWLFGWVMFCSSQGDSCPKQLIPLARSIADAPLHEMPQFSWGSAVLAASYRGLCTGVTKVSAEEPIFVGCPLLLQLWSYERFRVGRPEMNFEPYVQLSADHDDVDRPTMAFLGRRADEEVVPRLCWSV; this is encoded by the exons ATGACCCTTACTCTTCAGGACGTGGCGATGCTTCTAGGCTTGCCGTGTGCTGGACGAGCTGTGGGTGCAGAGGACGTGGGACTCTCGTGGCGCGACGACCTTTTGGCTCGGTTCGCCGGGGTTCAACGCAACGAGCTAGCGTTGCCGTACCGACCCTTGCCTGCGAACCACGCACACGGACCGACAAAGAGGTGGCTTCTACAGTTCAGT GCGGACTACATGAGGGCAGACGCAGACGACTTTACGGTTGCCAGGCACTTCGAGGCGTACTTACTGTGGCTGTTCGGCTGGGTCATGTTCTGCAGCTCGCAGGGTGACTCGTGCCCCAAACAGCTCATTCCTTTGGCGAGGTCgatagctgacgctccacttcaCGAGATGCCACAGTTCAGCTGGGGTTCTGCTGTTTTGGCTGCGAGTTACAGGGGTCTTTGCACGGGCGTGACGAAGGTCTCAGCAGAGGAGCCCATTTTTGTTGGGTGTCCTCTACTGTTACAGCTTTGGTCTTACGAGCGCTTTCGCGTCGGTAGGCCAGAGATGAACTTCGAGCCGTACGTCCAGCTGTCCGCAGACCACGACGACGTCGACAGACCTACGATGG CCTTCTTGGGTCGGCGTGCAGACGAGGAAGTCGTACCACGACTTTGTTGGTCAGTTTGA